The Corythoichthys intestinalis isolate RoL2023-P3 chromosome 1, ASM3026506v1, whole genome shotgun sequence genomic interval aaCTTTAGACTAAGGGTGTACATTTGAGATCATCCTGTTTGTTTGGCAGGTCTTGAATCCACAGTGAAATCACAAGTATGTTTTTGCATACACTATGTAGTCATACAGCCATCAGCTTTTATGGTCCACTTTATCATTACCATTTGCCTGTATTCCCTAACATttattatagtgtgaaaattacataTAACGATTTTAAAtattcaataaataatatagTTTCTGTAAAATACTCATTCACATATTTCGGGCCCCGAGTGAAATATCAGTTTGTGCTAGCATGTTATAAAGGTAGGTATATTAGCTCAACTTTTCCTGTATAAGGTTTTGCCTGGACCATTCACatattatttctatttatttgtGTTGACTTGTATAACATGTGCATTCAATTACTGAATCAAACCCATCAAACATAAAAATGAGAATATTGAAGGCGAGACTCAGTCTTGTTCACACGAATGCACTCGAAGTGGTACATGTGCTCACATAGTCCATTCCCCCTCTTTCAGCCTTCGATATGTCACCCATAGGTACATAGAAAAAATTTAAACTCCATTTCAGTGTTGTTTTGAATCACAGTACATGTACACTGTAAATATTGGATGATTATGGCTGGAGCAGCACTTCGACAGCTAGCTGGTTCCCACTCACTTAAAtgtgaaaatatattttcattctTGAGTTCTTGTACATTTTGATTAGCTAGTCTCATTACTCAACTGCGATTCAAATTTTAAATTCCAGCTAAACCAATTACCAAGCAATCGGGAAAATGATGTGAAACCTCGTACATTGCGCAAGAGTTGAGATGGGTGCTGCAATATTGCTCATTGCGTAGCTGCCCAACCTAAAGCCCACAGAAAAATGACAAATacgaaaacattattttaaagCCCCCTTTACTGCACTTACGGCCTTATGGTTAGGAATTGTTTATTTAACGTTGGTTCATGTAAGAAATATGTTATGAATGTTTTatgattatgtacattttaagtTGTTCGACACTATCTTGAGGCATCTATACTTAATTACTAAACGCTTTTGTGGCAGGTTGTTCAGTGTTTTACTGTTCTGTGGGCTTGATGGAAACTGCTGTGAACATCAAAGCAAGAGAAGCTGTCCATGCAGACCCAAAACTAGTAGACATGTATATTCATgccacagaagaaaagaaaggcATGAACTGCACAAACCAGTAGAATAGATGGCAACTTGTAAACAAAGACTACTGAGAAGAAGCAGGTTTTTTCTTGCACTCTTTGGCGTAGCGCTCACGGCGGGCCAGGCGGCGTTTCAGCTCATCAGGCATACACTCATAGCAACGCTTGCACACTGGCTTAAGATCTATTTCAACAAACTTATCTCTGTTACCAAGACACCCCACATGATGCATGTAGAGAACAAGAGAGGAAAAGAGGGAGGAGTCAGCTTGAGCAGACAACAATGCTGGACAGAAGAATAGTACTTTGATAAGTTAGTAGCCTGCTAGTTAAGGCAGTTGGATGCCTAGTTGCTTACTTGAGCGTGAGCTTCGTGTTGCAAGTGGAGCAGGAGAAACAGCTGACACACCATGCCTTGTTGAGAGCAGATACGACTGTGGaggaacaaaaacaaacaatcaGTTTGAAAAAGTCCATAAACATTCAGCTAACAGTGAGTTGTAAATTTatcatttgcttttgttgccatACCAGTCCATCAAAATATGTCTTCTCATAAAAGTAGTAGTATGGTGCAACAATGTTGGGGATGGGTGATATAATGGGTTACATTTTACTGTCTATGTGTACATATAGGGTATAAAGTAGTTGTGGCCAGTGGAATAAATACTAATATGTTGTAATATCACTAATACTATTATTATAGGCATTTTAATGACATAATTTATGATTCATCTATCACACTTTTGTAAGACTATTGAATCTTTACTTACCATCGCCCTCAATCACACGATTGCAGTGGTAACAGACATCACcaaacagcttaaaaataaaagcaaaaaaaaaaaaaaaaaaaaaagttatatacTTGAGCAAAGTGGCCACACACATGCATTTTAGGTCGGTCATTTCTTCATACCTGATTGTAATGCGTTTCACAGTAAGCCAACCCTTTCCTTTCATAGTGACGATGGCCAAGGAACGGCTTCTCACACTTGGCGCAGACAAAATGCTGCAAAAGCAAAAGCATCTTTGCTAAAGGGATGACTTATTAGTATATTTCAAACAACAAGCCAAGTTTGCAAGCCAACAGGGAAAAATCAAATATATTAAAACAGGGgtggaaaaaaagcaatctTGGCCTTGCTCACACACCTCAACATGCCACTGCTTGCCCATTGCATTGACAACACGCCCTTCGATGGGTCTCCTACAAGCGCCACAGATAGGTACGCCCATCTTGTCATGGCAGGGCAAACAGAAAAGTTCACCTTTCAGTTCCCTGGCATCAGATGTGAGCTCCTTCCTGTGGCCAGTGGGGTACAATCTTGTGAATATATACCAGATATTGTGGAGACAAGCTGACAGACATTGTTATATATcatcaattgccacgtttacatggagccaaatattccaattacaatcggaatatttgttcaaaccgaataaatgtgttccatataaacacctcattcggaatgaacaggcccaaaccgaatggaatttcattccgattcacaggggtggaatattccttttcccaaaccgattagaagtaaaattatatcatgtaaacagggaagcggaatggtgtctgtttgcgttctttctgcgcatgctctgtACTGACGTGGTactaacatggcttccaagcacagcgcacctaattggagtccggcggaaagattgtatataattcaaactttaaaagaattgaatataattgctcgcttagacgggcgtaaatcgaggaacagtgaactatttaaaaaagttcacgagaggttacacgaagccggaatagaccggagcgttgaccagattagaaaccggtggaaaaccggctactacaaggcaaaagagcaaaacagcagaagcggatacgaccccacaaacacaacaagtgggttaaagttaaaacagcggcactccgacgatcgatctccatgttttgcaacgtgacgctttgttttgattaatctgcgcatgtcagacggcagttgtcaaacgtcctttcggaataaaggcagtcacatgtaaacgctggatcggaatagatgaagtgacatgtaaacagctgatgtgaaatttacattcggaattatttgaatcggtatgaataaaagtcagcatgtaaacgtggctaatgagaACAGACACTTTTCCATGGAAGCCTCTGTGTCACCTGAAATGTGAATACTCACCCACAATTGTTGCAGTTGAAGTGGTCTGGGTGGTAAGGATCGTTCTTAAAGATTAGCGGATGCTCCTCAATGATTGCATGGCACTTCTGACAGATGTACTTGCCCAGGCCACGAGCCTTCTCCCGGTTATGGCACGGGCGACACAAGTGCCTGGAATATGAAGACTACTTAGTGTATGTCAAGGTAGAATACATTaggagaaataattatttgttttgacAGCAGCCACAACATATATTTGCTAATATTCCAACAGTTCACCTTGTTATATATAACCACTTGGtacaagggctgtcaaaatgtgttatgatgggaaacaaacctGCCAGCATTTTTGACAAAGCCCACATCGGCCAGCACAGCCTGGCAAATGTCACAGCAGAAGCAGTCAGGGTGCCAACTGTTGTTCATGGCCTTAATAACACGACCAATGATAAACTCACCTGAAAAAGATGACAAGTGATAGATTCactttagacaaaaaaaaaatttataccaTTTTGCAGCTGAGCACTTCATTAGAGTTTGTTTTCTGCTGTGTTAACAGGGGAAATGAATTACTAACTGAATTGGCAGATTTAAAAATCGAATAGAAAAGGCAACTTTAGGCTTTTCCcttaaaatggaaataattTATAAGAAAGTTCAAATATGAAACATTGTTTACACTCCTCTCTAACATGAGATAAATAGAATGTTCATCTATTCACATCGCTCATAACCAGTGATGAAAAAGCTTGGGCACTCCTGACGTTtccattattttaatttataaatCATTGGGTGTAAGGATGAGCAACTTCATTTTTATGCTGTGCATCAAAAAAACGGATGGAGAGAGTAATATTTTATAAACAAAACCAAGTTTATTTGACTAAGGGAAGCTCTGTAATGTGCATCAAAACAAAATTATACAAGTGCAATCATGTGGTCACcccaacagaaaaaaacaataataacattACGTCTATCTTTATTCAAAACAACAACTTCTAGACATTTCTTACGATGTATAATGAGTTTGCCGTTTCTGGATGGAGGTATTTTGGACCATTCAACCTTACAAAACATCCCCAGTTcagctaagtttgatgattgccgaGCATGGACAGCCGTCTCCAGATCATTCCACAGATTTAAAACGATATTCAGGCCTTCGGTTTCTTGCTTCTGAATGTATGAATGAATTCCGGAGTAGATTTTGAGCAAAGTCATAGATTCCCATATTGTTGAAATATCTGCCGCGATCTACTTAGACTAGCATTTCAATTTACTGGTAGAATGTGTTCAAGTAATGGCCACCCCTGTTCTATAAGGTTCAAGTCTCAATAAGCTCACGGGTCTATTTCGCTCTCCAATTAACCAGTGCTAATAGGTACAAGGTGTTCAAATCTACAAAATGACATGATGGGGTGCCAAAAATTTGCACTTGTGTAATTTGGTTTTGATTTATATTGCATGTGCTCCATTAGTCCAATACACCTAGTTTTAATTGTGAAATGTTACTCTGCctgtctttttttaatacatagtacagtggtacctctacatacgaagttaatctgttccaggagcttgtttgtaagtcgaaatggtcgtatgtcgagcaggattttcccataggaatacattataattccattaattcgttccacagcccaaaaacctgcactaaatccttaaaaaatactgctggtactattacaaatggcaattacatatagcaaaacaaataaataataaataaaaatcggattaataatataataataattcctttaATAGTGTAACAAAACGgggtctaataaggcggacgtttttttctgtacctgaaggcaccgcggcgctgacgtgacaatgagggaggggagcgggtgaaagtttactttcgctttcaatgctttcttgagaacatcgtcaattgtggcagacagcaggcgttttgtgttgaataagttgtgaaagaaatgctgaaaacgtggcgaagctggcgatttctctggagatgttaccacaataagaattgtcagcttaacttataaagactggcgaacgatggtcggaggaggaccgtggagatgtattgttgagccatttcacggatgcccaccctacgctcatatttttctgtcatttgcatctttatttagaaggtaagcgtcaactttttccttgtttcaccacctgtaccaaccttttctgaaacctgtgttgatttgtcacacaagaaaatccgccgtgcattcgtctgcggtgctgccattgtcgtcgtatttcgagcatgtcgtcggatgtagaaacaaatggcgagtcaaattttacgtcggatgtcgaaaagttcgtgtgtcgaagcgatcgtatgtagaggtaccactgtattaaaaaaaggtgCTGAGTCAAACACACAATGATTTGTAAATGAAAATAATGGAAATTGTCATGGGTCCACAAACACTGTGTAACTGATTTCACAGAATCCATTAGGTACACTTAATGTTAAGATTCAGTACTGTATACAAcaaacttacagtggggagaacaagtatttgatacactgccgattttgctggttttcccacttgcaagccatgtagaggtctgtaatttgtatcgtaagttctcttcaactgtgagggacggaatctaatacaaaaatccagaaaatcacattttataattgtaaaataataaatttttatttaactgcatgaaataagtatttgatacattaccaactagtaaatatttcggctcttagttcttttttaagaacccctcctgttctctactcattaccggaagtaacggcacctgtttgaacttgttacctgtataaaagacacctgttcacatgctcaaacaaacaaactccaacctctccacaatggccaagaccaaagagctgtgtaaggacatcagagataaaataatagacctgcacaaggctgggatgggctacaggaaaataagcaagcagcttggtgagaaggtaacaactgttggagtgattattagaaaatggaagaagttcaag includes:
- the lims1 gene encoding LIM and senescent cell antigen-like-containing domain protein 1 isoform X2, with amino-acid sequence MLGVAGMTGSIANALASAACERCKSGFAPTEKIVNSNGELYHEQCFVCAQCFQQFPEGLFYEFEGRKYCEHDFQMLFAPCCRQCGEFIIGRVIKAMNNSWHPDCFCCDICQAVLADVGFVKNAGRHLCRPCHNREKARGLGKYICQKCHAIIEEHPLIFKNDPYHPDHFNCNNCGKELTSDARELKGELFCLPCHDKMGVPICGACRRPIEGRVVNAMGKQWHVEHFVCAKCEKPFLGHRHYERKGLAYCETHYNQLFGDVCYHCNRVIEGDVVSALNKAWCVSCFSCSTCNTKLTLKNKFVEFDMKPVCKKCYEKFPLELKKRLKKLAESLGRK
- the lims1 gene encoding LIM and senescent cell antigen-like-containing domain protein 1 isoform X1, with translation MLGVAGMTGSIANALASAACERCKSGFAPTEKIVNSNGELYHEQCFVCAQCFQQFPEGLFYEFEGRKYCEHDFQMLFAPCCRQCGEFIIGRVIKAMNNSWHPDCFCCDICQAVLADVGFVKNAGRHLCRPCHNREKARGLGKYICQKCHAIIEEHPLIFKNDPYHPDHFNCNNCGKELTSDARELKGELFCLPCHDKMGVPICGACRRPIEGRVVNAMGKQWHVEHFVCAKCEKPFLGHRHYERKGLAYCETHYNQLFGDVCYHCNRVIEGDVVSALNKAWCVSCFSCSTCNTKLTLKDKFVEIDLKPVCKRCYECMPDELKRRLARRERYAKECKKKPASSQ